The following are encoded together in the Coffea arabica cultivar ET-39 chromosome 1c, Coffea Arabica ET-39 HiFi, whole genome shotgun sequence genome:
- the LOC113728122 gene encoding uncharacterized protein → MVLMKEFRVVMPLTLEEYQIAQMYMVMKMQQENTAGTEGVEVLENRPFEDDEFGKGQYTLKLYRLQSKAPLWLTTFAPADALVMQEEAWNSYPRCKSVIQCPYFTKFRLTIETIHKADNGQSENVHGLRKNELAAREVEVLDIASTASDYWSYIIGRNNIDFSTFQSARTGRGPLLEGWQNSCDPVMTAYKLVTIDAPYWGFGSRLEQALMAGERALFLESHRNSFAWTDEWFGLTVEVMRELEQQSDTSLNEKFGRQCLVES, encoded by the exons ATGGTTCTGATGAAAGAGTT TCGAGTTGTCATGCCTTTGACATTGGAAGAG TATCAGATAGCTCAGATGTACATGGTCATGAAAATGCAGCAGGAGAACACCGCGGGAACTGAAGGGGTGGAGGTTTTGGAAAATAGGCCTTTTGAAGATGATGAATTTGGAAAGGGTCAATACACATTGAAGTTGTATAGGCTACAGAG CAAAGCTCCTTTATGGTTGACAACCTTTGCACCAGCTGATGCCCTTGTGATGCAAGAGGAAGCTTGGAATTCTTACCCCAGATGCAAATCAG TCATTCAG TGCCCATATTTTACAAAGTTCCGTCTAACTATTGAAACTATTCACAAGGCTGATAACGGACAATCTGAAAAT GTGCATggtttaagaaaaaatgaacTAGCAGCCAGAGAGGTAGAAGTACTTGACATTGCTTCAACAGCTAGTGATTATTGGAGTTACATTATTGGAAGGAACAATATTGATTTCTCTACATTCCAATCAGCAAGGACAGGCCGGGGTCCACTTCTAGAGGGTTGGCAG AATAGCTGTGATCCAGTTATGACAGCATACAAATTGGTGACAATTGACGCTCCATATTGGGGCTTTGGTAGCAGACTCGAGCAAGCTTTGATGGCG GGTGAAAGGGCACTTTTCCTTGAAAGTCATCGGAATTCTTTTGCTTGGACTGATGAATGGTTTGGACTGACAGTGGAGGTGATGCGTGAGCTAGAGCAACAAAGTGACACCTCACTTAACGAG aaatttgGTCGGCAGTGTTTGGTCGAAAGCTAG
- the LOC113728130 gene encoding tetraspanin-3-like yields MRTSSQLIGLLNFLTFLASIPILGGGIWLSSRANNTDCLKFLQWPLIVIGVAIMVVSLAGIAGSCYGNTFLMYLYLWAMFVIIATLIGFVIFAYAVTDKGTGRPVSNKVYQEYYLQDYSGWLEERVTSQSYWPKISSCIRDSHVCGKLRRDFGGIPESADTFSMRKLSPIESGCCKPPTGCGYVYQNETVWIPGSGTVGTDLDCGRWNNDQGTLCYNCDSCKAGVLGSLKKSWRRVSVINIVILIILVIVYVVACAAFRHDKRMDNDEPYGETRMEKVQPTRIHF; encoded by the exons ATGAGAACTAGCAGCCAACTGATAGGTCTACTAAACTTCTTGACTTTCCTAGCCTCTATACCAATACTAGGAGGTGGAATATGGCTGAGCAGCAGAGCCAACAACACAGACTGCTTGAAGTTTCTTCAGTGGCCTTTGATCGTAATAGGCGTAGCTATCATGGTTGTTTCTTTGGCTGGTATTGCTGGTTCTTGCTACGGGAACACTTTCCTCATGTACCTTTACTTGTGGGCTATGTTTGTAATCATAGCAACCCTTATTGGCTTTGTGATATTTGCTTATGCTGTGACTGATAAAGGGACAGGCAGGCCTGTTTCGAATAAAGTTTATCAAGAGTATTACTTGCAGGACTACTCTGGATGGCTGGAGGAAAGGGTCACAAGTCAGAGTTATTGGCCAAAGATCAGTTCTTGCATCAGGGATTCTCATGTTTGTGGCAAGCTGAGAAGGGATTTTGGTGGAATTCCTGAAAGTGCTGATACGTTTTCCATGAGGAAGCTCAGTCCTATTGAG TCTGGATGTTGCAAGCCTCCCACAGGATGTGGCTATGTCTATCAGAATGAGACGGTTTGGATTCCGGGATCAGGCACGGTCGGAACTGATCTCGACTGCGGAAGGTGGAACAATGATCAAGGGACACTGTGCTACAATTGTGATTCGTGTAAAGCTGGTGTTCTGGGAAGCTTAAAGAAGAGTTGGAGGAGGGTCTCTGTGATCAACATTGTTATCTTGATCATCCTGGTAATTGTTTATGTGGTGGCCTGTGCAGCATTTAGGCACGACAAGCGGATGGACAACGATGAACCTTATGGTGAAACCCGAATGGAGAAGGTGCAGCCCACCAGGATACATTTTTGA